From a single Fusobacterium ulcerans ATCC 49185 genomic region:
- a CDS encoding RluA family pseudouridine synthase gives MINKSKKNTVFKVEEKNELMNFLIEKMPEKSRTSIKSLLTKRKVFVGNDVVSQYNHPLLPGQTVTVDWGKVTIETTMKGVSIIFEDDNILVVEKENGILSIATDNEREKTAYNMLKDYLKNKDPKNKIFVVHRLDRDTSGIMIFAKTEKAQDILQTTWNDSVKERTYVALVEGAVKKEKDTIISYLQENKAFITYSSQNPKEGKKAISHYKVLKKNKNYSLLEVNIETGRKNQIRVHMQEIGHSVVGDKKYGSGKSPINRLGLHANTIVFTHPITKEVLHFSSKIPAVFTKIFN, from the coding sequence ATGATAAATAAAAGCAAAAAAAATACTGTGTTTAAAGTTGAAGAAAAAAATGAGTTAATGAACTTTTTAATAGAAAAAATGCCAGAAAAAAGTCGTACAAGCATAAAATCTCTTCTTACTAAAAGAAAGGTTTTTGTTGGAAATGATGTTGTTTCTCAATATAATCATCCGCTTCTTCCTGGTCAAACTGTCACTGTTGACTGGGGAAAAGTAACTATTGAAACAACTATGAAAGGGGTTTCTATCATTTTTGAAGATGACAACATCCTTGTGGTAGAAAAAGAAAATGGTATTCTCTCTATTGCAACTGACAATGAGAGAGAAAAAACTGCATATAATATGCTTAAAGATTATTTAAAAAATAAAGACCCTAAAAATAAAATATTTGTTGTACATCGTTTAGACAGAGATACTTCTGGAATTATGATATTTGCTAAAACAGAAAAAGCTCAGGATATACTTCAAACTACTTGGAATGATTCTGTAAAAGAGAGAACATATGTTGCATTAGTTGAAGGAGCTGTTAAAAAAGAAAAAGACACTATAATATCTTATTTACAGGAAAATAAAGCTTTTATAACTTATTCAAGTCAGAATCCCAAAGAGGGTAAAAAAGCTATTTCCCACTATAAAGTTTTGAAAAAGAATAAAAACTATTCTCTTCTTGAAGTAAACATAGAAACAGGAAGAAAAAATCAAATTCGTGTACATATGCAGGAGATTGGCCACAGTGTAGTGGGAGATAAAAAATATGGTTCTGGTAAAAGTCCTATCAATCGCCTAGGACTACATGCTAATACTATTGTTTTCACTCACCCTATCACTAAAGAAGTTTTACACTTCTCAAGTAAGATTCCTGCAGTTTTTACAAAAATATTTAATTAA
- a CDS encoding toxin-antitoxin system YwqK family antitoxin encodes MKNRLGAVFLIIFLFGCGGPKEVDISKKQEKNGIVYIENEKKPFTGKIISKYENGQIKMDSQYKDGKLEGIVREYYEDGQVHNEWNYKDNRLDGEQKKYYENGQLSIEKYFKDNKPDGIFKEYYEDGKIKSETEYKKGKKDGLYKSYIANGNLQYETNFKNGKIEGLFKEYHENGNMSIETNIKNEKKEGIYKKYYENGNLNIEANMEENKIRGEYKVYYENGQLYSETKYRDGKQEGIYRQYYNNGQLNIETSYKDGKKDGSYKSYYMTGEIADESHYKDGKLEGSHKEYYKNGQLMFEKNYKNGKAEGVVVFYTPSGKEEKKVRYKNDEIIKVIK; translated from the coding sequence ATGAAAAACAGACTGGGAGCAGTATTTTTAATAATTTTTTTATTTGGATGCGGTGGTCCAAAAGAAGTAGATATATCTAAAAAACAGGAAAAAAATGGGATAGTATATATTGAAAATGAAAAAAAACCATTTACTGGAAAAATCATATCAAAATATGAGAATGGTCAAATAAAAATGGATTCTCAATATAAAGATGGAAAACTTGAAGGTATAGTAAGAGAATACTATGAAGATGGACAAGTTCATAATGAATGGAATTATAAAGATAATCGTCTGGATGGAGAACAAAAAAAATATTATGAGAATGGACAATTATCAATAGAAAAATATTTTAAAGATAATAAGCCTGATGGAATATTTAAGGAATATTATGAAGATGGAAAAATAAAAAGTGAAACTGAATATAAAAAAGGAAAAAAAGATGGTCTTTATAAATCATATATCGCAAATGGAAATTTACAATATGAAACAAATTTTAAAAATGGAAAAATAGAAGGACTTTTTAAAGAATATCATGAAAATGGAAATATGAGTATTGAAACTAATATAAAAAATGAAAAAAAAGAAGGAATTTATAAAAAGTATTATGAGAATGGAAATTTAAACATTGAAGCTAATATGGAAGAAAATAAAATAAGAGGGGAATATAAAGTCTATTATGAAAATGGGCAGCTTTATAGTGAAACAAAATATAGAGATGGAAAACAGGAAGGAATATATAGACAATATTATAACAATGGACAGCTAAATATAGAAACTTCATATAAAGATGGAAAAAAAGATGGAAGCTATAAAAGTTATTATATGACTGGGGAAATTGCAGATGAAAGTCATTATAAAGATGGAAAATTAGAAGGAAGTCATAAAGAATATTACAAGAATGGACAGCTTATGTTTGAAAAAAATTATAAGAATGGAAAGGCAGAAGGAGTTGTAGTTTTTTATACTCCTAGTGGAAAAGAAGAGAAAAAAGTGAGATATAAAAATGACGAAATTATAAAAGTAATAAAATAA
- a CDS encoding transposase zinc-binding domain-containing protein, which produces MQIKHIISKINITNLLGKIKKYFKNEHFEDVKQTIQKFLACSIDKSFLSLQCPNCHDAHKIKVTCKSRFCPSCGKRYSAL; this is translated from the coding sequence ATGCAAATCAAACATATTATCTCTAAAATCAATATAACAAATCTTTTAGGTAAAATCAAGAAATATTTTAAAAATGAGCATTTTGAGGATGTTAAACAGACTATTCAAAAATTCTTAGCTTGTTCTATTGATAAATCTTTTCTCTCTCTTCAATGCCCTAATTGTCACGATGCGCATAAAATTAAAGTTACTTGTAAATCTAGATTTTGTCCTTCCTGCGGTAAACGTTATTCTGCTCTTTGA
- a CDS encoding nitroreductase family protein: MMSDISKMLLEKSKKRRTYRQFLEEPVDIDIIKDCIMTAATAPSGADKQPWHFSIVIDPIMKEKIREESEKIEKEFYDSKITKEWQEDLNKLTLTWKKPFLTEAPCLIVIFKEFYKENKDGTLDKNYYVNESIGISIGFLINALHNAGYASLTYTPAPMIFLRDLLKRPAGETPVMVLVVGKADPNYSLPILTKKTFEEIAEII; this comes from the coding sequence ATGATGTCTGATATTTCAAAAATGTTATTAGAAAAATCTAAAAAACGTCGTACTTATCGCCAATTTTTAGAAGAGCCTGTAGATATTGATATAATCAAAGATTGTATCATGACTGCTGCCACTGCTCCAAGTGGTGCAGATAAACAGCCTTGGCATTTCTCAATAGTTATTGATCCAATTATGAAAGAGAAAATAAGAGAAGAAAGTGAAAAAATAGAAAAAGAATTTTATGACTCCAAAATTACTAAGGAATGGCAGGAAGATTTAAATAAATTGACACTTACATGGAAAAAACCTTTCCTTACTGAAGCTCCCTGTCTTATTGTCATATTTAAAGAATTTTATAAAGAAAATAAAGATGGAACTTTAGATAAAAATTATTATGTTAATGAATCTATTGGTATTTCCATTGGTTTTCTTATTAATGCACTTCATAATGCTGGGTATGCCAGTCTCACATATACTCCAGCTCCTATGATATTTTTGAGAGACTTGTTAAAAAGACCAGCTGGTGAGACTCCAGTTATGGTATTAGTTGTTGGAAAAGCTGATCCAAACTATTCTCTTCCTATTTTAACAAAAAAAACATTTGAAGAAATAGCTGAAATAATTTAA
- a CDS encoding HAD-IIA family hydrolase, with protein sequence MKNKKLYLFDIDGTLILGNKPLDGAEKIIKEIRKKGKKLMLFTNNSSRTREEYVEKFRKMNIEILEEEIVTAGYMLGEYLIEKKDNPSVFLVGTKSLKKLLEDMGVKVIEEPQKVNGKYNVDYVAVALDSELNYQKIVTACKLLSEGAEYLAANPDFVYPVEGGKFLPDCGAICKMLEYAVKRKPLFLGKPSREILDYCIKKNGVSKGETVIIGDRLYTDIACGYDNGCDTILVLTGESKKEDVKDSPYKPDFILESIKDIKI encoded by the coding sequence ATGAAAAATAAAAAATTATATCTATTTGATATTGATGGAACACTTATTTTAGGAAATAAACCTTTAGATGGAGCAGAAAAGATAATTAAAGAAATAAGAAAAAAAGGTAAAAAACTTATGTTATTTACCAATAATTCTTCAAGAACAAGAGAAGAATATGTAGAAAAATTTAGAAAAATGAATATTGAAATTTTAGAAGAGGAGATAGTTACTGCTGGATACATGCTTGGAGAATATCTAATTGAAAAAAAAGATAATCCATCAGTATTCCTAGTAGGAACAAAATCTTTAAAAAAACTTTTAGAAGATATGGGAGTAAAAGTAATAGAGGAGCCTCAAAAAGTTAATGGCAAATATAATGTTGACTATGTAGCAGTTGCATTGGATAGCGAATTAAATTATCAAAAAATTGTGACTGCCTGCAAGTTACTTAGTGAAGGAGCAGAATATCTGGCAGCCAATCCAGATTTTGTTTATCCAGTAGAGGGTGGAAAATTTCTTCCTGATTGTGGTGCAATATGTAAAATGCTGGAATATGCAGTTAAAAGAAAACCTCTTTTTTTAGGAAAACCTTCAAGGGAAATATTAGATTACTGCATTAAGAAAAATGGAGTTTCTAAAGGGGAAACTGTAATAATAGGAGACAGATTATATACTGATATAGCTTGTGGTTATGATAATGGCTGTGATACTATTCTGGTTTTGACTGGAGAGAGCAAAAAAGAAGATGTGAAGGACAGTCCATATAAGCCTGATTTTATATTAGAAAGCATAAAAGATATAAAAATATAA
- a CDS encoding alanyl-tRNA editing protein, with amino-acid sequence MKAEVLNCEKIKEGYIIKLSDGNGSFYIDGKGGQLGDRGTIGESIVLEVRDGSIVIDRELTLGEYEYTIDAERRKDIACQHTAQHLFSALAYNDYQLNTVGFRMAEEYTSVDLDSNTISEETIKELENKANEVIRKAIELKIYTLNHEEALKIEGLRKAIKDKVTGDVRFVEIPDIDLGACAGFHVENTKDIKLFKILSHEKIKGNYTRFFFIAGDRAIKDYAFKNELSKELCHIFSCKDYEILTMLNKSLEEKKKTETEMKMIASEFAELLGEKLMREAEEINGYKFIIYTGDKVTVQYLPRHITPEDFILIAGNEDSYSIISNRINCKEFLKELTSSNTNIKGGGNQIKGNFKGKISKEELKKQLETFLNKL; translated from the coding sequence ATGAAAGCTGAAGTTTTAAACTGTGAAAAAATTAAAGAAGGATATATAATAAAATTAAGTGATGGAAATGGTTCTTTTTACATAGATGGAAAAGGGGGACAATTAGGAGATAGAGGAACAATAGGAGAGAGTATTGTTCTTGAAGTCAGAGATGGAAGTATAGTGATTGATAGAGAATTAACTCTGGGAGAATATGAGTATACTATTGATGCAGAAAGAAGAAAAGATATAGCCTGTCAGCACACAGCTCAACATCTTTTTTCAGCTCTTGCATATAATGACTATCAATTAAATACTGTAGGATTTAGAATGGCAGAAGAATATACTTCAGTAGATTTAGATTCTAATACAATATCAGAAGAAACTATAAAAGAACTGGAAAATAAGGCGAATGAAGTTATAAGAAAAGCTATAGAATTGAAAATATATACACTTAATCATGAAGAAGCTCTAAAAATAGAAGGACTGAGAAAGGCTATTAAAGATAAAGTGACTGGAGATGTAAGATTTGTAGAAATACCAGATATTGATTTAGGGGCTTGTGCTGGTTTTCATGTTGAAAATACAAAGGATATAAAACTATTTAAAATATTATCTCATGAAAAAATAAAAGGAAACTACACAAGATTCTTTTTTATAGCTGGAGATAGAGCTATAAAAGATTATGCTTTTAAAAATGAGTTATCAAAAGAATTGTGTCATATATTCAGCTGTAAAGATTATGAAATTCTCACAATGTTGAACAAAAGCTTGGAAGAAAAGAAAAAAACTGAAACAGAAATGAAAATGATTGCTTCAGAATTTGCTGAACTTTTAGGAGAAAAACTGATGAGAGAGGCAGAGGAAATAAATGGATATAAATTTATTATATATACAGGAGATAAGGTAACAGTACAGTATCTGCCAAGACATATTACTCCAGAAGATTTTATATTGATAGCAGGAAATGAGGACAGTTATTCAATCATCTCAAATAGGATTAATTGTAAAGAGTTCCTAAAGGAACTAACTTCATCTAATACCAATATTAAAGGTGGGGGAAATCAGATAAAGGGAAATTTCAAAGGAAAAATATCAAAAGAAGAGTTGAAAAAACAACTTGAAACTTTTCTTAATAAGTTGTAA
- the rlmN gene encoding 23S rRNA (adenine(2503)-C(2))-methyltransferase RlmN translates to MMSEKINLLNLNQQELEELVISLGMKKFYGKQIFNWLHKKIVRDLNEITNLSLKDRELLAEKAYIPFLNLLKQQVSKIDKTEKFLFKLEDGNTIETVLLRHKDKRNTLCISSQVGCPVKCAFCATGQDGFVRNLDVNEIINQVYTVERRLVKQGSNISNIVFMGMGEPLLNLSNVLKALDILSNENGINISKRKITISTSGIVPNIEKILLEKLPIELAISLHSAINAKRDTIIPVNRSYPLEDLYAILQEYQRQTKRRISFEYIMINDFNVSDIDANALADFVHEFDHVVNLIPYNPVAGTEFERPSEKKIDKFFTFLKDVRKVNVTLRREKGTDIDGACGQLRQKAPKK, encoded by the coding sequence ATAATGTCAGAAAAAATTAATTTATTAAATTTAAATCAACAAGAGCTAGAGGAATTAGTAATTTCCCTTGGAATGAAAAAATTTTACGGGAAGCAAATATTTAACTGGCTTCATAAAAAAATAGTAAGAGATCTTAATGAAATAACAAATCTTTCACTTAAAGACAGAGAGCTTTTAGCTGAAAAAGCATATATACCATTTTTAAATCTTTTGAAGCAGCAGGTATCTAAAATTGATAAAACAGAAAAGTTTCTTTTTAAACTTGAAGATGGAAATACTATTGAAACTGTATTATTAAGACATAAAGACAAAAGAAATACTCTTTGTATATCATCACAGGTAGGATGCCCTGTAAAATGTGCTTTTTGTGCAACTGGACAAGATGGCTTTGTAAGAAATCTTGATGTAAATGAAATAATCAATCAGGTATATACTGTAGAAAGAAGACTTGTAAAGCAAGGAAGCAACATAAGTAATATAGTTTTTATGGGAATGGGAGAGCCTTTGCTTAATCTTTCAAATGTATTGAAAGCTCTTGATATACTTTCTAATGAAAATGGGATAAATATTTCTAAAAGAAAAATAACTATATCAACATCAGGAATAGTACCTAATATAGAAAAAATCTTATTAGAAAAACTTCCTATTGAACTTGCTATATCACTTCACAGTGCAATAAATGCAAAAAGAGATACAATCATTCCTGTAAACAGAAGTTATCCACTTGAGGATCTTTATGCAATATTACAGGAATATCAAAGACAGACTAAACGTAGAATAAGTTTCGAGTATATAATGATCAATGATTTTAATGTTTCAGATATAGATGCTAATGCATTGGCTGACTTTGTACATGAATTTGATCATGTGGTAAATCTTATTCCATATAATCCTGTGGCTGGAACAGAATTTGAAAGACCTTCTGAAAAGAAAATAGATAAATTCTTTACTTTCCTGAAAGATGTAAGAAAAGTAAATGTTACATTGAGAAGAGAAAAAGGGACTGATATAGACGGCGCTTGTGGTCAGTTAAGACAGAAAGCTCCTAAGAAATAG
- a CDS encoding transglycosylase domain-containing protein: MKILVKRIIKIMIVLFIVGSIASVGVVLGVINKYSKELPDIVTLIEDYAPSLPTVLYDRNGEVIDTIYRESRDTVKLKEVPIYSRNAFLAIEDKQFYSHHGIHIKRLIGAIVANIRSGRAVQGASSITQQLAKNAFLSHERKLSRKIKEAIITFEIERRYTKDEIFEKYLNEIYFGAGSYGIKTAAKQLYRKDISEINIAESALLAGIPNRPEKYNPRRNLEASLKRANLILSEMYKDKLITKEEYEQAKNHKFINEDKLPENFKMDDNTTIIYNKKSDVTINYPDFSNMVEEFLVDKFGENMVYTGGLRVHTTLDLEMQKTAKEVFENYEFFKKNDELQGGMATIDPNNGHVISLIGGRNFKSGNFNRATMAKRQLGSSFKPFLYFTAIENGMEMNSVVEDSFISFGSWTPKNYGSRYSKNVTLLNALDRSLNIVSIKMLQKIGTKTFKETVAKLDPSLNIPDDLTASLGSFENTPLQHAIDYSIFSNGGYVVEPVTVTDVEDRYGNPIYQNTPKKEKVFDSINTSIITFMLKSSVQYGSSSRASVYTKDKKRIEQGGKTGTVNDNRTIWFAGITPDYVTTIYIGYDDNRSIKGNVTGGTGVAPLWAKYYQTLIDKGLYAPSTFSFLENHLKNGDFNLQTLTVNNGLISGAGREFLVRKGKLQMESEMKYANGIAGIFGSVRKENGTEGVEGYNPVIEKTNNDIAPENTTSNDSLFKRLLGN; encoded by the coding sequence ATGAAAATACTTGTAAAAAGAATAATAAAAATAATGATAGTTTTATTTATTGTTGGAAGTATTGCATCTGTGGGAGTAGTTTTAGGAGTTATAAATAAATATTCCAAAGAACTTCCTGATATAGTAACTTTGATAGAAGACTATGCACCATCTCTGCCAACTGTACTGTATGATAGAAATGGTGAAGTAATAGATACTATATACAGAGAATCCAGAGATACAGTAAAGCTAAAAGAAGTTCCTATATACAGCAGAAATGCTTTTTTAGCAATAGAAGATAAACAGTTTTATTCACATCATGGAATACATATAAAAAGACTGATAGGGGCTATTGTAGCTAATATTCGTAGTGGCCGTGCTGTACAGGGAGCAAGTTCAATAACTCAGCAGCTTGCAAAAAATGCCTTTCTTTCTCATGAGAGAAAACTTTCAAGAAAAATAAAAGAGGCTATTATAACATTTGAAATAGAGAGAAGATATACAAAAGATGAAATATTTGAAAAATATCTGAATGAGATATATTTCGGAGCTGGATCTTATGGTATAAAGACAGCAGCTAAACAATTGTACAGAAAGGATATTTCTGAAATAAACATAGCTGAATCAGCTCTCCTTGCAGGAATACCTAACAGACCTGAGAAATATAATCCAAGAAGAAATTTAGAGGCTTCATTAAAGAGAGCTAATCTTATTTTATCTGAAATGTATAAGGATAAACTTATAACAAAGGAAGAATATGAACAGGCAAAAAATCATAAATTTATAAATGAAGATAAGCTTCCTGAAAATTTTAAAATGGATGATAATACAACTATAATATATAACAAAAAAAGTGATGTAACAATTAATTATCCTGATTTTTCAAATATGGTGGAAGAGTTTTTAGTTGATAAATTTGGAGAGAATATGGTGTATACTGGAGGATTGAGAGTACATACTACTTTAGATTTAGAAATGCAGAAAACTGCAAAAGAAGTATTTGAAAATTATGAGTTCTTCAAAAAAAATGATGAACTGCAAGGTGGAATGGCAACTATAGATCCAAATAATGGACACGTAATATCTTTGATTGGTGGAAGAAATTTTAAATCAGGAAATTTCAACAGAGCAACTATGGCAAAAAGACAGTTAGGTTCTTCATTTAAACCTTTCTTATATTTTACAGCCATAGAAAATGGAATGGAAATGAATTCAGTAGTAGAGGACTCATTTATTTCATTTGGAAGTTGGACACCAAAAAACTATGGAAGCAGATATTCAAAGAATGTTACTCTGCTTAATGCTTTGGATAGATCTTTAAATATAGTTTCTATAAAAATGCTTCAAAAAATAGGAACAAAAACTTTTAAAGAAACTGTTGCAAAACTTGATCCTAGTTTAAATATACCAGATGATCTTACTGCATCTTTGGGATCATTTGAAAATACACCATTACAGCATGCTATAGACTATTCAATATTTTCAAATGGAGGTTATGTAGTAGAGCCTGTAACAGTAACAGATGTAGAAGATAGATATGGAAATCCTATATATCAAAATACACCTAAAAAAGAAAAAGTATTTGACAGTATTAATACAAGCATAATAACATTTATGCTGAAAAGTTCAGTGCAATATGGAAGTTCCAGCAGAGCTTCTGTATATACAAAAGATAAAAAGAGAATAGAACAGGGAGGAAAAACAGGAACTGTAAATGATAATAGAACTATCTGGTTTGCTGGAATAACTCCTGATTATGTTACAACTATCTACATAGGATATGATGATAATAGATCTATAAAAGGAAATGTTACTGGAGGAACTGGAGTGGCTCCTCTATGGGCAAAGTATTATCAGACTTTAATTGATAAGGGACTGTATGCTCCAAGTACTTTTTCCTTCTTAGAAAATCACTTGAAAAATGGTGATTTTAATTTACAAACACTGACTGTAAATAATGGGCTTATTTCTGGAGCAGGAAGAGAATTTCTTGTAAGAAAAGGAAAGCTACAGATGGAAAGTGAAATGAAGTATGCAAATGGAATAGCAGGAATATTTGGAAGTGTAAGAAAAGAAAATGGAACTGAAGGAGTTGAGGGGTATAATCCAGTTATTGAAAAAACTAACAATGATATAGCTCCTGAAAATACAACTTCAAATGATTCATTATTTAAAAGACTTTTAGGTAATTAA
- a CDS encoding GAF domain-containing protein: MAFNAELYKDLSFKEKYSAFLNEIEEYLSRESDPIANLANASAFISAFFDEINWCGFYLLKKNELVLGPFCGMPATTRIQIGRGVCGTAVERKEKIVVKNVCEFPGHITCDVRSKSEVVIPLIKDNKIYGVLDIDSAVYSRFSSDEVVILEKAIAIINKYTDYEKITY, encoded by the coding sequence ATGGCTTTTAATGCAGAACTTTACAAAGATTTAAGTTTTAAAGAAAAATATTCAGCTTTTTTAAATGAAATTGAAGAATATCTTTCTAGAGAGAGTGATCCAATTGCTAACCTTGCTAATGCTTCAGCTTTTATCTCAGCTTTTTTTGATGAAATAAACTGGTGTGGCTTTTATCTTCTAAAAAAGAATGAATTAGTTTTAGGTCCATTTTGTGGAATGCCTGCTACTACTAGAATTCAGATAGGAAGGGGTGTATGTGGTACTGCTGTAGAAAGAAAAGAAAAAATAGTAGTAAAAAATGTATGTGAATTTCCAGGTCATATTACCTGTGATGTAAGGTCTAAATCTGAAGTTGTTATTCCTCTTATTAAAGATAACAAAATATATGGGGTATTAGATATTGATAGTGCAGTTTATTCAAGATTTTCTTCAGATGAAGTAGTTATTTTAGAAAAAGCCATAGCTATTATTAATAAATATACTGATTATGAAAAAATAACTTATTAA
- a CDS encoding YoaK family protein, with amino-acid sequence MKVLNKMLLNWIYMLCFLGGYINAICIVKYSYTVSHFTGNISKTAINISQGNFSEVFKVFTIIAAFVIGTTISGSLVDGREFNLKRRYGYASITLGSGLLILYSFLYDTLPFFYYLPFMIGVENGLFISYKGVVVRTSHITGSLTDMGVYIGHCIKGKTEDKWKVFFCLFTILSFMAGGFFGIEAFYVFKKEAFLIAAFLYIGVGLTYFSIRQRYQKILGYSDLKLY; translated from the coding sequence ATGAAAGTATTAAATAAAATGCTGCTCAATTGGATCTATATGCTTTGTTTTTTAGGTGGATATATCAATGCTATCTGCATTGTAAAATATTCATATACTGTTTCTCATTTTACTGGAAATATTTCCAAAACTGCTATTAATATTTCTCAAGGAAACTTTAGTGAGGTATTTAAAGTTTTTACTATTATAGCTGCTTTTGTTATTGGAACTACTATTTCTGGCTCACTTGTAGATGGGAGAGAATTTAATCTTAAAAGACGATACGGCTATGCTTCAATAACTTTAGGAAGTGGTTTACTAATCCTTTATTCATTTCTCTATGATACTCTTCCCTTTTTTTACTATCTCCCATTTATGATTGGAGTAGAAAATGGATTATTCATTTCATATAAAGGGGTAGTGGTGAGAACATCTCATATTACAGGAAGTCTTACTGATATGGGAGTATATATAGGACATTGTATAAAAGGAAAAACTGAAGATAAATGGAAAGTATTTTTCTGCTTATTTACTATTTTATCTTTTATGGCAGGAGGCTTTTTTGGAATAGAAGCTTTTTATGTATTTAAAAAGGAAGCTTTTCTTATTGCAGCTTTTTTATATATAGGTGTAGGACTGACTTATTTTTCAATTAGGCAGAGATATCAAAAAATATTAGGATATTCAGATTTGAAATTATATTGA